From Streptomyces griseorubiginosus, one genomic window encodes:
- a CDS encoding MurR/RpiR family transcriptional regulator — MPSPQQARAQASAITSGRTAPEAEAAPASQLRSLFDRPRLSPGQRRIAQYLIEHITEAAFLSITDLAERVGVSQPSVTRFAAAVGFSGYPALREKLQAVALGTLAGGPVADEESRGNELQAAVDAEIENLENLRRDFADPDQVIDLGRKLSESTPLTILGLRISASLAEYFAYAARRIHPDVRLVTRGGSVAYDALLQSREAGGTWVLAFSMPRHAQETLTALRVARSAGLRIALVTDLALGHVADEADVLFTTGTGSRLVFDSYAAPGVIAAALLQAMTDADPERTQARLEEYEQISDQHQFFLRD; from the coding sequence GTGCCATCGCCGCAGCAGGCACGCGCACAGGCATCCGCGATCACCTCGGGCAGGACCGCGCCGGAAGCGGAGGCCGCCCCGGCCTCCCAGCTCAGGTCGCTCTTCGACAGGCCCCGGCTCTCGCCCGGGCAGCGCCGCATCGCGCAGTACCTGATCGAGCACATCACCGAAGCGGCGTTCCTCTCCATCACCGACCTCGCGGAGCGCGTGGGCGTCAGCCAGCCCTCGGTGACACGGTTCGCGGCCGCCGTGGGCTTCAGCGGCTACCCCGCCCTGCGGGAGAAGCTCCAGGCCGTCGCGCTGGGCACGCTCGCCGGCGGCCCGGTGGCCGACGAGGAGTCGCGGGGCAACGAACTCCAGGCCGCCGTCGACGCGGAGATCGAGAACCTGGAGAACCTGCGCCGCGACTTCGCCGACCCCGACCAGGTCATCGATCTCGGCCGCAAGCTGTCCGAGTCGACGCCGCTGACCATCCTGGGTCTGCGCATCTCTGCGTCGCTGGCCGAGTACTTCGCCTACGCGGCGCGCCGTATCCATCCCGACGTACGGCTGGTCACCCGCGGCGGCAGCGTCGCCTACGACGCCCTCCTGCAGTCACGCGAGGCGGGCGGCACCTGGGTGCTCGCGTTCTCGATGCCGCGGCACGCCCAGGAGACCCTCACCGCCCTGCGGGTCGCCCGCAGCGCCGGACTGAGGATCGCGCTCGTCACCGACCTGGCGCTCGGGCACGTGGCCGACGAGGCGGACGTCCTGTTCACCACCGGCACCGGCTCCCGCCTGGTCTTCGACTCCTACGCGGCGCCCGGGGTCATCGCCGCCGCCCTGCTCCAGGCCATGACCGACGCGGATCCCGAGCGGACCCAGGCGCGGCTCGAGGAGTACGAGCAGATCTCCGACCAGCACCAGTTCTTCCTCAGGGACTGA
- a CDS encoding ROK family protein, whose amino-acid sequence MVRTPRLTESANAVFAVLAQAGTATRPQLASLARLSKPTVSAAVAELEGVHLAAHSGTSSGATGRSAAVYRLGPAAGAVLAVDLGPALTRVRGCALDGTLLAEATGPREDAADVVREALSALPPDAPLRTIVVAVGDVTAPQRMRPATAKAGPVFDAVTVALPPGVPVHLENNVNCAALAELHEGAARGRHTFGYLRIGVGIGLGIVVGGQVLAGANGAAGELARLPYPWDDDLEPRHEALEEYIGARSLLRRAAEAWPESDGPCPRTAEQLFSLAGQGSTAARAIVDRHAVDVGRLAAAVTAVLDPGLLVLGGSTGAFPQLLPGVRAELERLSWPTEVVSSQVGDLGTVVGAARLAVARGVQTVTQPVRTKD is encoded by the coding sequence GTGGTAAGAACCCCCCGTCTGACCGAGAGCGCCAACGCCGTATTTGCCGTGCTGGCCCAGGCGGGCACCGCGACGCGGCCGCAGCTGGCGAGCCTCGCGCGCCTGTCGAAGCCGACGGTCTCCGCCGCCGTGGCCGAACTGGAGGGCGTCCACCTCGCCGCCCACTCTGGCACCTCGTCCGGCGCCACCGGGCGCAGTGCCGCCGTCTACCGGCTCGGCCCGGCCGCGGGCGCCGTGCTCGCCGTCGACCTGGGCCCCGCCCTCACCCGGGTACGCGGCTGCGCCCTGGACGGCACCCTGCTCGCCGAGGCCACCGGACCCCGGGAGGACGCCGCCGACGTCGTACGGGAGGCGCTGTCCGCGCTGCCCCCCGACGCCCCCCTGCGCACCATCGTCGTGGCCGTCGGTGACGTCACCGCGCCGCAGCGGATGCGCCCCGCCACCGCCAAGGCCGGCCCGGTCTTCGACGCGGTGACCGTCGCGCTGCCGCCCGGAGTACCCGTCCACCTGGAGAACAACGTCAACTGCGCCGCCCTCGCCGAACTGCACGAGGGCGCGGCCCGCGGCCGGCACACCTTCGGCTATCTGCGGATCGGCGTCGGTATCGGTCTCGGCATCGTCGTGGGCGGCCAGGTGCTGGCCGGCGCGAACGGCGCGGCGGGTGAGCTCGCCCGGCTGCCCTACCCCTGGGACGACGACCTGGAGCCCCGCCACGAGGCCCTGGAGGAGTACATCGGGGCCCGCTCCCTGCTGCGCCGGGCGGCGGAGGCCTGGCCGGAATCCGACGGCCCCTGCCCGCGGACCGCCGAGCAGCTGTTCTCGCTGGCCGGGCAGGGCAGTACTGCGGCCCGCGCGATCGTCGACCGGCACGCCGTCGACGTGGGCCGGCTGGCCGCCGCCGTCACCGCCGTACTGGACCCCGGGCTGCTCGTGCTGGGCGGCAGCACCGGTGCGTTTCCGCAGCTCCTGCCCGGTGTGCGGGCCGAGCTGGAGCGGCTGAGCTGGCCCACCGAGGTGGTGAGCAGCCAGGTCGGCGATCTCGGCACCGTCGTGGGCGCCGCACGCCTCGCGGTCGCCAGAGGAGTCCAAACCGTGACCCAGCCTGTGCGGACGAAGGATTGA
- a CDS encoding ArnT family glycosyltransferase, translated as MMTSEQQTVLDTVDGSRSRDDEERQPRPARRWLVPLLVVVLLAQMAAVMVTTAVQQTPTIDEPVYVATAAEYLHGQGIRYNPEHPPLGKLVIAVGVAIADPHVDTAFDGPQIDLGPHLLYESGNDPWRLMFWGRLPVIVLTLLFGLVVFAFARELAGTAAGLAALALYVFSPDVIAHGSLATLDVPTAGFLLTSVWLLWRARVRPRRYVPLAGLALGAALATKMSALPAVPVFMGLAALSVWSACRDTVTRRRLLRALAAAAVTAVAAIAVVWASYLVVDPRLRWTSQDPVPVVHGLRGTLVDLLPFPQAYADGMRVQFHFENYPWEGFLFGRVYTGHLWYYLPAALLVKTPLGLLALWATGAVALVAVRPLRPAAPYLLVPAGVLLASAMTGSRDFGTRYTLFLPMFLTVAAGCVLAVRRRWATAGTVALVLFVAVSSLRTFPYYLPYSNEAFGGPARTHLRLHDSNVDWGQDLGRLADRLRERYPDERIWLVYKGSGVPSAYGIEASDPREVPVGDVRGLLVVSDSSVAKAKGRLAELIDSSRPVDEVGHSITIYRR; from the coding sequence ATGATGACGAGCGAGCAGCAGACGGTCCTGGACACTGTGGACGGGTCCCGGTCACGCGACGACGAGGAGCGGCAGCCACGACCCGCCCGGCGGTGGCTGGTGCCCCTCCTCGTCGTCGTGCTGCTGGCGCAGATGGCGGCGGTCATGGTGACGACCGCCGTGCAACAGACGCCGACGATCGACGAACCCGTCTACGTGGCCACGGCCGCGGAGTACCTGCACGGGCAGGGCATCCGTTACAATCCCGAGCACCCGCCGCTCGGCAAGCTCGTGATCGCCGTCGGGGTGGCGATCGCCGACCCGCACGTGGACACGGCGTTCGACGGCCCCCAGATCGACCTCGGCCCCCACCTGCTGTACGAGTCGGGCAACGATCCCTGGCGGCTGATGTTCTGGGGCCGGCTCCCGGTGATCGTGCTGACGCTGCTGTTCGGGCTGGTGGTGTTCGCCTTCGCCCGCGAACTCGCCGGAACGGCCGCGGGTCTCGCGGCGCTCGCGCTGTACGTCTTCTCCCCCGATGTCATCGCCCACGGTTCGCTGGCCACGCTCGACGTGCCGACGGCCGGCTTCCTGCTCACCTCGGTGTGGCTGCTGTGGCGGGCCCGGGTACGGCCACGCCGGTACGTGCCGCTCGCCGGTCTCGCCCTCGGGGCGGCGCTGGCCACCAAGATGAGCGCGCTGCCCGCGGTGCCGGTGTTCATGGGGCTGGCCGCCCTGTCGGTGTGGAGCGCGTGCCGGGACACCGTGACGCGCCGGCGGCTGTTGCGGGCCCTCGCGGCGGCCGCCGTCACGGCGGTGGCCGCGATCGCCGTCGTATGGGCGTCGTATCTGGTCGTCGATCCGCGGCTGCGGTGGACGTCCCAGGACCCGGTGCCGGTGGTGCACGGGCTGCGGGGGACCCTGGTCGATCTGCTGCCGTTCCCCCAGGCGTACGCGGACGGGATGCGCGTCCAGTTCCACTTCGAGAACTACCCGTGGGAGGGCTTCCTGTTCGGGCGGGTGTACACCGGGCACCTCTGGTACTACCTGCCGGCGGCGCTGCTGGTGAAGACCCCGCTGGGCCTGCTCGCGCTGTGGGCCACCGGTGCCGTGGCGCTGGTGGCGGTACGGCCGCTGCGGCCCGCGGCCCCCTATCTGCTCGTCCCCGCAGGGGTGTTGCTGGCCTCGGCCATGACGGGGTCGCGGGACTTCGGCACCCGGTACACGCTCTTCCTGCCCATGTTCCTGACGGTGGCGGCCGGTTGTGTCCTCGCGGTGCGACGGCGGTGGGCGACGGCCGGGACCGTGGCGCTGGTGCTGTTCGTGGCCGTCAGTTCGCTGCGGACCTTTCCCTACTATCTGCCGTACTCCAACGAGGCGTTCGGCGGACCGGCCCGCACCCATCTGCGGCTGCACGACTCCAACGTCGACTGGGGCCAGGATCTGGGCCGGCTCGCCGACCGGCTGCGCGAGCGTTATCCCGACGAGCGGATCTGGCTCGTCTACAAGGGCAGCGGTGTGCCCTCCGCCTACGGCATCGAGGCGTCCGATCCGCGCGAGGTGCCGGTGGGGGACGTCCGGGGACTGCTGGTCGTCTCGGACTCCTCGGTTGCCAAGGCGAAGGGCCGGCTGGCCGAGTTGATCGACAGCAGCCGTCCGGTCGACGAGGTCGGCCATTCGATCACGATCTACCGCCGATGA
- a CDS encoding phosphatase PAP2 family protein, which translates to MPSSAGQHSPARVAERAVNRRGFLKTSLGATAGVVAAPTLVSWLAAADAKAATAPLAFVDDYKTNVMANLTPETNAVVRVLGGFAEVWKTGGAWNTGTPLRPEILRANMRYCARVTQTRTEAQAKEAFLYDRQHQSYAMIGGLGPLAGLYRSGAKAVTSITSAPDTTPPTTISDAVPADAPAGSAIGAGSYDSSLGQVARLVDTVRGPYASGNPAKYAFQYPRPWRMNEDSQVVDTGAKDALGYPVYDSEVVVATQLLRQRSTSPVDDGGFPSGHTNAFHLAGLAFAYAVPERFQELVTRAFELSHTRIMSGMHSTVDVMGGRIMATALAAATLADPANADLKAAARAQALTYFTERTGSTADTLFAYAHSDPADAYADRDANARSVKPRLTYVLNREGRAKPFTVPKGAEVLLETRQPYLDAAQRREVLRTTGLPSGYVLLDGFEEWGRLNLFAAADGYGSFDSDVTVTLDAASGGFHAADSWRNDIDGCGGLTKKGSGTLTLTGHNRYTGGTVLQEGTLVAASAHALGHGDVRVRGGRLALAGKSLQVHGAYTQESGALELTLRSGQEPVLEVTRRAVLGAGSVLSLKLDAEQPPKAGQRVRVLSAPVLRGQFDRVELNSDTLRAVPVYTAEGLSVRLLKR; encoded by the coding sequence ATGCCGTCATCCGCCGGGCAGCACTCCCCCGCGCGTGTCGCCGAACGTGCCGTGAACCGCAGGGGGTTCCTCAAGACCTCCCTGGGGGCCACGGCCGGTGTCGTGGCCGCGCCCACCCTCGTCAGCTGGCTCGCCGCCGCCGACGCGAAGGCCGCCACCGCTCCCCTCGCGTTCGTCGACGACTACAAGACCAACGTCATGGCGAACCTGACGCCCGAGACCAACGCCGTGGTGCGGGTCCTGGGCGGCTTCGCCGAGGTGTGGAAGACCGGCGGCGCCTGGAACACCGGCACCCCGCTGCGGCCCGAGATCCTGCGCGCCAACATGCGCTACTGCGCCCGCGTCACCCAGACGCGGACCGAGGCGCAGGCGAAGGAGGCGTTCCTCTACGACCGCCAGCACCAGAGCTACGCCATGATCGGCGGCCTCGGCCCCCTGGCCGGCCTCTACCGGTCCGGCGCCAAGGCGGTCACCTCGATCACCAGCGCCCCCGACACCACCCCGCCGACCACCATCAGCGACGCGGTGCCGGCCGACGCCCCCGCGGGCTCGGCGATCGGCGCCGGCTCCTACGACTCCTCGCTCGGCCAGGTGGCCAGGCTGGTGGACACCGTGCGCGGCCCGTACGCCTCGGGCAACCCCGCCAAGTACGCCTTCCAGTACCCCCGCCCGTGGCGCATGAACGAGGACAGCCAGGTCGTCGACACGGGCGCGAAGGACGCGCTCGGCTACCCGGTCTACGACTCCGAGGTGGTCGTCGCCACCCAGCTGCTGCGTCAGCGCAGCACCTCGCCGGTGGACGACGGCGGCTTCCCCAGCGGCCACACCAACGCCTTCCACCTCGCGGGCCTGGCCTTCGCGTACGCCGTGCCGGAGCGCTTCCAGGAGCTGGTGACCCGCGCCTTCGAGCTCAGCCACACCCGGATCATGTCCGGCATGCACTCCACGGTCGACGTCATGGGCGGCCGCATCATGGCCACCGCGCTGGCCGCCGCCACCCTGGCCGACCCCGCGAACGCCGACCTCAAGGCCGCGGCCCGGGCCCAGGCCCTGACGTACTTCACCGAGCGGACCGGCAGCACGGCCGACACCCTCTTCGCCTACGCCCACTCGGACCCCGCCGACGCGTACGCGGACCGGGACGCCAACGCCCGCTCCGTCAAGCCCCGGCTGACGTATGTGCTGAACCGGGAAGGCCGCGCCAAGCCGTTCACCGTGCCGAAGGGCGCCGAGGTGCTGCTGGAGACCCGCCAGCCCTACCTGGACGCCGCCCAGCGCCGTGAGGTGCTGCGGACCACCGGGCTGCCCTCCGGGTACGTCCTGCTGGACGGCTTCGAGGAGTGGGGCCGGCTCAACCTGTTCGCCGCGGCCGACGGTTACGGCTCCTTCGACTCCGACGTCACCGTCACGCTCGACGCGGCTTCCGGCGGCTTCCACGCCGCCGACAGCTGGCGCAACGACATCGACGGGTGCGGCGGGCTGACCAAGAAGGGCAGCGGCACGCTCACCCTGACCGGCCACAACCGCTACACCGGCGGCACCGTGCTCCAGGAGGGCACGCTGGTCGCCGCCTCGGCCCACGCGCTCGGCCACGGGGACGTACGGGTGCGGGGCGGCCGGCTGGCGCTCGCCGGCAAGTCGCTCCAGGTCCACGGCGCCTACACCCAGGAGTCCGGCGCGCTGGAGCTCACCCTGCGCTCCGGTCAGGAACCGGTCCTCGAGGTGACCCGGCGCGCGGTGCTCGGCGCGGGCAGCGTGCTGTCGCTGAAGCTGGACGCGGAGCAGCCCCCGAAGGCGGGGCAGCGGGTGCGGGTCCTGTCGGCGCCGGTGCTGCGCGGACAGTTCGACCGCGTCGAACTGAACTCCGACACGCTGCGGGCCGTACCCGTCTACACGGCGGAAGGTCTGTCGGTACGACTCCTGAAGCGGTGA
- a CDS encoding N-acetylglucosamine kinase, with protein sequence MQDTAPLVVGIDVGGTKTQLRAYAGDALVADHVRSSGGWRPHDPVAAAGWLAALAADALPAGARPSALAVGGHACETPRQCAQIRTALQLHFDAPALVVGDAELLVPAAGLEKGVGLVAGTGSVAVGRFADGTPVQVGGWGALLGDEGGAAGLVREAVRAVWAAHDRGEEPDALALGLLARFDVPEVPALGAALEHVTAASAEWGRHAPAVFAAAEAGSTLARSVIAEAGHALAALVRRLAGRGVVVDDVVVAGSTVLAQPSLYDAFVSALAEGVPSARPRPLRAPPVEGAVAMARSLV encoded by the coding sequence GTGCAGGACACCGCACCCCTGGTGGTCGGCATCGACGTGGGCGGCACCAAGACACAGCTGCGCGCGTACGCGGGCGACGCTCTCGTGGCCGATCACGTCCGTTCCAGCGGCGGCTGGCGGCCGCACGACCCGGTGGCCGCCGCCGGCTGGCTGGCCGCGCTGGCCGCCGACGCGCTGCCCGCGGGCGCCCGCCCGTCCGCCCTCGCCGTCGGCGGGCACGCCTGTGAGACCCCGCGCCAGTGCGCGCAGATCCGCACCGCCCTCCAACTGCACTTCGACGCGCCCGCGCTGGTCGTGGGCGACGCCGAACTGCTGGTCCCGGCCGCAGGCCTGGAGAAGGGGGTCGGCCTGGTCGCCGGTACCGGTTCCGTCGCCGTGGGCCGTTTCGCCGACGGCACCCCGGTCCAGGTCGGTGGCTGGGGCGCGCTCCTCGGCGACGAGGGCGGGGCCGCCGGTCTGGTCCGCGAGGCCGTCCGTGCCGTCTGGGCGGCGCACGACCGCGGTGAGGAGCCCGACGCGCTGGCGCTCGGTCTGCTGGCCAGGTTCGACGTCCCCGAGGTGCCCGCGCTCGGCGCCGCGCTGGAGCATGTCACGGCCGCCTCCGCCGAGTGGGGGCGGCACGCCCCGGCCGTCTTCGCCGCCGCCGAAGCCGGATCCACGCTCGCCCGCTCCGTGATCGCCGAGGCGGGCCACGCCCTGGCCGCGCTCGTCCGACGCCTCGCCGGGCGCGGGGTCGTGGTCGACGACGTCGTGGTCGCGGGCAGCACCGTCCTCGCCCAGCCCTCGCTGTACGACGCCTTCGTGTCGGCGCTCGCCGAGGGTGTGCCATCGGCCCGGCCGCGTCCGCTGCGGGCGCCGCCGGTCGAGGGCGCCGTGGCGATGGCCCGTTCACTCGTGTGA
- a CDS encoding DUF3662 domain-containing protein: protein MGALSALERAMEHGWETLWARVTDREPVELLEALRRECDSNVVVCSESRVVVPNAYDVELADFAYDELVRRGSDVGQELTDSLARHGDRQGYEWAGPLTVHITRSDQVPNGRYRVVSRAMPHVSAEGFQLAAR from the coding sequence ATGGGTGCGCTGAGCGCGCTGGAACGAGCGATGGAGCACGGCTGGGAGACGCTGTGGGCGCGGGTCACCGACCGGGAGCCCGTCGAGCTCCTGGAGGCACTGCGACGCGAGTGCGACAGCAACGTGGTCGTGTGCAGTGAGAGCAGGGTGGTGGTCCCGAACGCGTACGACGTCGAACTCGCGGACTTCGCCTACGACGAACTCGTGCGCCGGGGCAGCGACGTGGGCCAGGAGCTCACCGACAGCCTCGCCCGGCACGGCGATCGGCAGGGTTACGAGTGGGCGGGACCGCTCACCGTGCACATCACCCGGTCCGACCAGGTGCCCAACGGCCGTTACCGGGTGGTGAGCAGGGCGATGCCGCACGTGAGCGCGGAGGGTTTCCAGCTCGCGGCCCGTTGA
- a CDS encoding antibiotic biosynthesis monooxygenase gives MSTTTDVRHGDPVTTVLTWEVRPGHEREFERWTRGISRCARRFPGNEGVSWLRPEGGHRYHAVLRWSDAHRLTAWLESEERAHWHARIDGVATELGGERQSTTGLETWFSLPGTTVRPPVRWKMVLTTFLGAFPCTLLIQWLVTPRTATWPLPLRAAVFPVVLLPVLTYLVMPLLSRLLRRWLYPPAEH, from the coding sequence ATGAGCACCACCACCGACGTACGGCACGGCGATCCGGTCACCACGGTCCTCACGTGGGAGGTGCGCCCCGGCCACGAGCGGGAGTTCGAGCGCTGGACGCGGGGCATCAGCCGCTGCGCCAGACGCTTCCCCGGTAATGAGGGCGTGTCCTGGCTGCGCCCCGAGGGCGGTCACCGCTACCACGCGGTGCTGCGCTGGTCGGACGCGCACCGGCTGACCGCCTGGCTGGAGTCCGAGGAACGCGCCCACTGGCACGCGCGGATCGACGGCGTCGCCACCGAGCTCGGCGGCGAACGGCAGTCGACCACTGGTCTGGAGACCTGGTTCAGTCTGCCCGGCACGACGGTGCGGCCACCGGTCCGCTGGAAGATGGTGCTCACCACGTTCCTCGGCGCCTTCCCCTGCACCCTGCTGATCCAGTGGCTGGTGACACCCCGCACCGCCACCTGGCCGCTGCCGCTGCGGGCCGCGGTGTTCCCGGTGGTGCTGCTGCCGGTGCTGACGTACCTGGTGATGCCCCTGCTGAGCCGACTGCTGCGCCGGTGGCTGTATCCGCCTGCCGAGCACTGA